One segment of Hippopotamus amphibius kiboko isolate mHipAmp2 chromosome 2, mHipAmp2.hap2, whole genome shotgun sequence DNA contains the following:
- the LOC130844291 gene encoding olfactory receptor 13D1, with the protein MEMGNYSAVTEFFLVGLSQYPELQFCLFVLCLIMYMISLLGNSLLIIISILDSRLHTPMYFFLGNLSFLDICYTSSSIPPMLIIFRFGRKSISFIGCALQMVVSLGLGSTECVLLAVMAYDRHVAICNPLRYPIIMNRVLYVHMAAWSWIIGCLTSLLQTVMTMILPFCGNNVINHFTCEILALLKLICSDIAINVIIMAVTNIVILMIPLLLIFISYVFILSSILKINSAEGRKKAFSTCSAHLTVVILFYGSALFMYMKPKSKDTNTSDEIVGLSYGVVTPMLNPIIYSLRNKEVKEAVKKVLSRHLRLLKT; encoded by the coding sequence ATGGAGATGGGGAATTACTCAGCCGTGACAGAATTCTTTCTCGTAGGACTTTCCCAATACCCAGAGCTCCAGTTCTGTCTGTTCGTGCTCTGCCTCATCATGTACATGATAAGCCTCCTGGGAAACAGCCTCCTCATTATCATCAGCATACTGGATTCtcgcctccacacccccatgtacttcttccttggGAATCTCTCATTCTTGGACATCTGTTACACATCATCATCCATTCCTCCAATGCTCATCATATTCAGGTTTGGGAGAAAATCCATCTCTTTCATTGGCTGTGCTCTGCAGATGGTTGTCTCCCTTGGGTTGGGCTCCACTGAGTGTGTCCTCctggctgtgatggcctatgatcggcatgtggccatctgcaacccCCTGAGGTACCCCATCATCATGAACCGGGTGCTGTATGTGCACATGGCTGCATGGTCCTGGATCATAGGCTGTCTGACTTCTCTATTACAAACGGTCATGACAATGATATTACCTTTCTGTGGTAATAACGTCATTAACCATTTTACCTGTGAGATCCTGGCCCTTCTTAAACTCATCTGCTCAGATATTGCCATCAATGTGATTATCATGGCAGTGACAAATATTGTTATATTGATGATTCCTCTACTATTAATTTTCATCTCCTATGTTTTCATCCTCTCTTCCATCCTGAAAATTAATTCtgctgaagggagaaaaaaagctttttctaccTGTTCGGCCCACCTGACTGTGGTCATCTTATTCTATGGTTCAGCCCTTTTTATGTACATGAAGCCCAAGTCAAAGGACACAAACACTTCTGATGAGATCGTTGGGCTGTCTTATGGAGTGGTAACCCCAATGTTGAACCCCatcatctacagcctgaggaatAAGGAGGTGAAAGAAGCTGTGAAGAAAGTCCTGAGCCGACACCTGCGTTTattgaaaacatga